Proteins from a genomic interval of Mesobacillus sp. S13:
- a CDS encoding spore germination protein — MSEQPFSEKIIVAQEALLSGEMNKKGLQELFKSYADVKVTSYKQTGESVAVIYCKGMVDGNQLNEYYNGVIAFLNTRGKAVDTQKDLPPVISIDEVSVLFDKVFSGFLVIFQNGRKHFWAIAIANIPKRTPEESKTETSIKGPKDSFTEELNTNISLIRKRIKSPQLFNETISIGSISKTKVSILYLSDKVNYEALNEVRERLNKIETESILSAGQLEQWVSDRTLSIFPLMDYITRPDFAIESMLRGRFIVAVDGSPMVLIGPANFTELTKSPEDLHFPYYFVLFQRVLRIVGILIAIYLPGFWIAIASVNVDQLPFPLLATVVVSRQGLPLPSALEALFILILFELLREAGIRMPIAVGQTISIVGGLIIGDAAIRAGLASPTIIVIIALTAVATYTLVNQSLTGTVTVLRFLILIMATFLGIFGVYIGSFAVLVYLCQLESFKLNYMEPIVSLRPKEILSALLINPYKTKNFSASMLNKGRKR; from the coding sequence ATGTCTGAGCAGCCATTTTCTGAAAAAATCATCGTGGCACAGGAAGCATTATTATCAGGTGAAATGAATAAAAAAGGGCTCCAAGAATTATTTAAGAGTTATGCGGATGTAAAGGTTACGAGCTATAAGCAGACAGGTGAGTCTGTTGCAGTCATTTACTGTAAAGGCATGGTGGATGGAAATCAATTGAATGAGTATTATAACGGTGTCATTGCCTTTCTTAACACAAGGGGAAAGGCTGTGGATACACAAAAGGATTTGCCACCTGTGATCAGTATTGATGAGGTTTCTGTCTTGTTTGACAAAGTGTTTTCGGGTTTCCTTGTTATTTTTCAGAATGGCAGAAAGCATTTCTGGGCAATCGCCATAGCGAATATACCGAAAAGAACACCAGAGGAGTCAAAAACTGAAACATCGATCAAAGGCCCAAAAGATTCTTTTACCGAGGAATTGAACACGAATATTTCCCTGATCAGAAAAAGAATCAAAAGTCCGCAGCTTTTTAATGAAACCATCTCAATAGGCTCGATATCGAAAACCAAGGTATCGATTCTGTATTTATCCGATAAGGTGAATTATGAAGCGTTGAATGAAGTAAGAGAACGATTGAACAAGATTGAGACAGAAAGTATATTGAGTGCGGGGCAGCTGGAGCAATGGGTTTCAGACCGGACTCTTTCTATCTTTCCTTTAATGGATTATATAACACGGCCGGATTTTGCGATTGAATCAATGCTTAGGGGCAGATTCATCGTTGCTGTGGATGGTTCACCCATGGTATTGATTGGTCCGGCTAATTTCACTGAATTAACAAAGTCGCCAGAGGATCTTCATTTCCCTTATTACTTTGTGTTGTTCCAGAGGGTTTTACGAATAGTAGGGATCCTCATTGCGATTTATCTGCCGGGATTTTGGATTGCGATCGCGAGCGTGAATGTCGATCAGCTGCCTTTTCCGCTGCTGGCAACTGTTGTGGTCTCGAGACAGGGATTGCCTTTACCAAGCGCATTGGAGGCATTATTCATTCTTATCTTGTTTGAATTACTAAGGGAAGCAGGAATAAGGATGCCAATAGCAGTAGGGCAAACGATATCAATCGTTGGCGGTCTGATCATTGGGGATGCAGCCATCCGGGCGGGCCTCGCTTCGCCAACCATCATTGTCATCATTGCTTTGACCGCAGTAGCCACATACACACTCGTCAATCAGTCTTTAACAGGAACTGTCACAGTCCTTCGTTTCCTAATTTTAATCATGGCAACCTTCTTGGGTATATTTGGTGTTTATATCGGTTCATTTGCCGTCCTGGTTTATTTGTGTCAGTTAGAGTCGTTCAAACTTAACTATATGGAGCCCATTGTGTCACTAAGACCGAAGGAAATTCTTTCAGCCTTGCTGATTAACCCTTATAAAACAAAGAACTTTTCTGCATCTATGTTAAACAAGGGGAGAAAGAGATGA
- a CDS encoding Ger(x)C family spore germination protein yields MITLGRNLSLAAVMIILILQTGCTDIKETQDLNYATAIGVDYKDGKYHTYIQLVDLMKVAKTEGGDSSPAKMWVSKAEGEIFIDSFFEIYKTAQERFVWAHVTAIVLSEAALQQGFQEIFDGLTRYHEFRLTPWVYGTNESIEDILSTKGFFGQTSLNTILHHPESIFQQSSELKPIQLFELARQVYEPAYTSHLPSLSINKSQWKEGEKQESKLYMNGAYFIKNDEYKGFFTIKEVKGLRWTTPEMERIQVMIPNEEGPSFLTVFEDPKVKYVSNGPEVDIVVNVKGNLANREKNKNLKLAEMKGLCETIIKKEIQGQYELGIEKETDFLNLEHVLYRESWRKTDNLKQASLNKVKVNVDIIHSGALTNRMIEMKDLD; encoded by the coding sequence ATGATTACGTTGGGAAGGAACCTTTCACTTGCTGCGGTTATGATCATTCTTATTCTGCAAACAGGTTGTACGGATATCAAAGAAACTCAGGATCTGAACTATGCAACGGCTATCGGGGTGGATTATAAAGATGGGAAATATCATACCTATATTCAATTGGTGGATTTGATGAAGGTTGCTAAAACTGAAGGTGGTGATAGTTCACCAGCCAAAATGTGGGTATCGAAAGCGGAGGGCGAAATCTTTATTGATTCGTTTTTTGAAATTTATAAGACGGCTCAGGAAAGATTCGTATGGGCCCACGTCACAGCAATTGTCCTATCTGAAGCTGCTTTACAACAAGGATTCCAGGAAATCTTTGATGGGCTGACCCGTTACCACGAGTTCCGATTGACTCCTTGGGTCTATGGTACGAACGAATCGATCGAGGACATCCTGTCAACTAAGGGATTTTTTGGTCAAACGTCTCTGAATACAATCTTGCATCATCCGGAATCCATCTTCCAACAAAGCTCTGAACTTAAACCAATACAGTTATTCGAATTGGCAAGGCAGGTATACGAACCAGCCTACACTTCCCATCTTCCATCTCTTTCGATCAATAAAAGCCAATGGAAGGAAGGGGAAAAGCAAGAATCCAAGCTGTATATGAATGGTGCCTATTTTATTAAAAATGATGAGTATAAGGGCTTTTTTACAATAAAAGAAGTAAAGGGACTGAGATGGACCACCCCTGAGATGGAGAGAATCCAGGTAATGATCCCAAATGAGGAGGGCCCATCCTTTTTAACCGTTTTTGAAGACCCGAAAGTGAAGTATGTCAGTAATGGGCCGGAAGTCGATATTGTGGTCAATGTTAAAGGGAATCTTGCCAATCGGGAAAAAAACAAGAATCTTAAACTGGCTGAAATGAAGGGGTTATGTGAGACAATCATTAAAAAAGAAATCCAGGGACAATATGAGTTAGGAATTGAAAAGGAAACAGACTTTTTAAACTTAGAACATGTCCTTTACCGTGAAAGCTGGAGAAAAACCGACAACTTGAAACAAGCGAGTTTGAACAAGGTGAAAGTAAATGTTGATATTATTCATTCAGGGGCGTTGACAAACCGAATGATCGAGATGAAAGATTTGGATTGA
- a CDS encoding DUF3231 family protein translates to MPEKPQITSSEIGTLWLTYQEKTMILRMLEYFIEKADDEKAKEIMTNLHSDLEIYVGKIIAIYEQEGAVIPVGYTAQDVNKDVPKLYDNGFDIMFVRLLKQISMGLHALNLTMTFREDINILFEDLTALTQKYFRICSQYLLEKGLLVRTPFVSMPKSVEFVKNKDYLSASTLNPLTQKRTLNTIEVAHLHKGIESNLTGLQMILGFAQCAHDKEVKKFFHEGAELAKGIIKELSELMIQDELPVPQSPGGNATRSKVAPFSDKLMMYCTSLFCSFSLGSNSLGTAFSLRNDLPIKMSIFTKDVFEYAHKGAKIMIRNGWTEEPPQMINHK, encoded by the coding sequence ATGCCAGAAAAACCGCAGATCACTTCTTCTGAAATAGGGACACTTTGGCTCACTTATCAGGAGAAAACGATGATCTTAAGAATGTTAGAGTATTTTATCGAAAAAGCCGATGATGAGAAAGCTAAAGAAATCATGACAAATTTACATAGTGATCTTGAGATTTATGTTGGTAAAATCATTGCTATTTATGAACAGGAAGGTGCCGTCATTCCGGTTGGCTACACCGCACAGGATGTAAATAAAGATGTTCCAAAGCTTTATGACAACGGTTTTGATATTATGTTTGTCCGACTATTAAAGCAAATCAGCATGGGACTTCATGCCTTAAACCTGACTATGACGTTCAGGGAAGATATAAATATTCTTTTTGAAGACCTTACTGCCCTTACCCAGAAGTATTTCAGGATTTGCTCCCAATATCTGCTTGAGAAAGGGCTTCTTGTCAGGACTCCTTTCGTTTCAATGCCTAAGTCAGTGGAGTTTGTTAAGAATAAAGATTACTTAAGTGCAAGCACCCTTAACCCGCTGACACAGAAAAGGACATTAAACACAATCGAGGTGGCACATCTTCATAAAGGGATTGAATCAAACCTTACTGGACTCCAAATGATCTTGGGATTTGCTCAGTGCGCGCATGATAAAGAGGTCAAGAAGTTTTTCCATGAAGGTGCGGAACTGGCCAAAGGAATCATAAAAGAATTAAGTGAATTAATGATCCAGGATGAGCTCCCAGTCCCACAATCTCCTGGAGGAAATGCAACTCGATCCAAAGTCGCTCCATTCTCCGATAAGCTAATGATGTATTGTACAAGTCTGTTTTGCAGTTTTTCCCTGGGAAGCAACTCCCTTGGCACGGCTTTTAGTTTACGTAATGATCTGCCTATAAAAATGTCCATCTTCACTAAGGACGTTTTTGAATATGCCCATAAAGGGGCGAAAATCATGATCAGGAACGGATGGACAGAAGAGCCTCCACAAATGATCAACCACAAATAA